The Candidatus Acidiferrales bacterium genomic sequence AAAGGGTCCCATCTCCCAGTTGAATCCCCAGCGCATGGCGCGGTCCACTTCCTCGACCGTGTCGGCGATTTCCGGGATGCGCGCGGCAGCATAGGTCAGCATGTCCGAAAGGACCTTCCAGGCAAACTTGCCGCCCTTGTCCTCGGCGCCCACGACCGTGGCGAGCCGCCTGGCGGGATCTTCGATCTGCTTGGCCATTTCGAGGGAAGGAAACTTCGCTTTCTGTCGCGGGCGGTAGTCGAGCGTCTGGTAGTCAAGCGTCAGGATTTCCGATTCGCCATCTTTCTTGATGCGTTTGAAAAAGCCCTGGCCGGTCTTGTCGCCCAGCCAGCCCCGGCTCAGCATTTGTTCGACAAATGCAGGAAGGCGGAAAGTTTCGCGGCGCTCGTCGTGCGGCGCGTTCTGGTAAAGGTTGCGCACCACGTGGCTGAGCACATCCAGGCCGACGATATCCACGGTGCGGAAGGTGGCGCTTTTCGGCCAGCCCATCTCCGCCCCGGTCAGCGCATCCACCTCCTCGATCGTGAGGCCATCCTCCTGCATTCGCCGCATGACGTTCAGCACCGAATAGGTCCCGATCCGGTTGGCGATAAAGTTGGGGGTGTCCTTGGCGATGACCACGCCCTTGCCCAGCATCCGGTCGAGGACGTGGCGCAAGGTCTCGATGACAGCAGGGTCCGTTTCCGGGGTAGGAATAATCTCCACGAGCTTCATGTAGCGAGGCGGATTGAAGAAGTGCGTTCCGACCCAGTGGCGCCGGAAATCTTCCGAAAATCCTTCAGCGATCAGGCGCACTGGAAGACCGGAAGTGTTGGTCGAGACGAAGGTGCCCGGCCGGCGCAACGCGTCCACCCGGGCGAGCAACGCCCGCTTGATGTCAAGCCGTTCGGCGACCGCCTCGATAATCCAATCCGCTTCGGCCACCCAGCCGAGATTGTCTTCAAAGTTTCCAGTGGTGATCAACCGGGCGCGGCCGGGGGTGAAAAAGGCGGCGGGCCTGGCCTTCCTCGCCGCTTCGAGGCCCGCCAGGACGATGCGATTGCGAACCGCCGGCGAGGCAAGCGTGAACCCTTTCTGCTGCTCGTCCTCGGTGAGCTTGTCGGGAACGATGTCGAGCAGGAAAGAACGAAAACCGGCGTTGGCCAGATGAGCAGCAATGCGGGCGCCCATGGTGCCCGCTCCCAAAACGGCGACTTTTTCCAAATTGCGAATCATGATGACCTCGAAACGAAGATAGGGCGTCATTGTACCCCGGGGCACATCCGGCGCAAAGCCAGCTCTTGCCCGGGTTTGGCGCGTTATACTTGGCAGCTAGTAGGGGCGTACGGCCGTACGCCCCTACAACGTTGCAACCCGGCCGGTGAGCGGCGACTCCAATCTACAGGGAGCGACGATGGCTCGGACGCGACATTGGCTGCGTGTGGGGCTGAATTGGGCGGTGGGGCGCATTCGTGGTTTTGCCTACGCCCCGCAGCGGCCGTTCGGCCGGGCCAGGCTCGGCCTGGCACTGGGCAGCGG encodes the following:
- a CDS encoding 3-hydroxyacyl-CoA dehydrogenase NAD-binding domain-containing protein, which codes for MIRNLEKVAVLGAGTMGARIAAHLANAGFRSFLLDIVPDKLTEDEQQKGFTLASPAVRNRIVLAGLEAARKARPAAFFTPGRARLITTGNFEDNLGWVAEADWIIEAVAERLDIKRALLARVDALRRPGTFVSTNTSGLPVRLIAEGFSEDFRRHWVGTHFFNPPRYMKLVEIIPTPETDPAVIETLRHVLDRMLGKGVVIAKDTPNFIANRIGTYSVLNVMRRMQEDGLTIEEVDALTGAEMGWPKSATFRTVDIVGLDVLSHVVRNLYQNAPHDERRETFRLPAFVEQMLSRGWLGDKTGQGFFKRIKKDGESEILTLDYQTLDYRPRQKAKFPSLEMAKQIEDPARRLATVVGAEDKGGKFAWKVLSDMLTYAAARIPEIADTVEEVDRAMRWGFNWEMGPFEMWDALGVELTAERIRREGGTIPPVVEQLLSSGAKSFYRSECGSRTFFDLVADRHRRLEERPGILVLKHLKEKPGAVIQRNAGASLVNLGDGVACVEYHSKMNAIGADIVHILHAGLKKLKEDFRGLVIGNQAANFSVGANLMLLLVAAQEGDWEEIDLAVRSFQGVNMAIKYAPRPVVAAPFGMSLGGGCETPLHAARIHAAAECYIGLVEAGVGLIPAGGGCKEMLIRANERAASGEELDLGHALKEVFEQMALGKVATSAEEAKAFGYLRPTDRVSMNAERLIADAKQTAIELDEAGWRPPVPAEIKVLGQSALSLMKLAAHIMKRAGYATDHDAVVAGKLAHVLAGGPLSAPQTVSEQYVLDLEREAFLSLCGERKTLERIQFTLKTGKPLRN